Part of the Woronichinia naegeliana WA131 genome, AATTAAAAATCAGCCGAAAAATGGCAAGTCAATGGAGAGAAAGATGGATAGCAGGACAGAAAAGTGAAATAGAAATAACAGAAAGAATCAAAGATGCTGAACGTAGTGGAGCACCCGCCAAGTTTAAACGCGAACAAATATTGCAGTTGTTCAAATTAGCCTGTGATGACCCAAAGAATTATGAGCGTCCGATAAGTCACTGGACAGGACGAGAATTAGCCGAGGAATTAGTAAAGCAAGGAATAGTGGAAAGTATATCTCCTCGACAGGTAGGAAGATTATGGGAAGAAGCAGATATTAAACCCCATCAGTCAGGATACTGGCTGAATCCCCCCCCTGACCCAAATTTTGGGGAAAAAGTGAATGATATCTGCCAAGCCTATGAGAGTGCAATTTTAGGAAAGGAAAAGGGAGAAAAGACTATTTCTCTAGATGAAATGACGGGAATTCAAGCATTAGAGCGGAAAGCACCAGACCTTCCGATGTCTCAGGGGAAGATTCAAGGTCGAGAATTTGAATATATTCGTCACGGCACTCAAACGTTAATAGCCAGTTTTGATGTGGCCAAGGGTCAAGTAATCTGCTCTACAGTCGGAAATACTCGCACAGAGGCAGACTATTTAAGCCATATCCAAAAAACCATTGCCACCAGCCCTGATGTAGCAAAATGGCACTTGAGCATGGATTGCCTAAATACCCATCAGTCAGAATCTT contains:
- a CDS encoding IS630 family transposase yields the protein MPRLAPKELKLEAKEREHLEKLINRHTTEQQIALRAKIVLLADEGENNREIARKLKISRKMASQWRERWIAGQKSEIEITERIKDAERSGAPAKFKREQILQLFKLACDDPKNYERPISHWTGRELAEELVKQGIVESISPRQVGRLWEEADIKPHQSGYWLNPPPDPNFGEKVNDICQAYESAILGKEKGEKTISLDEMTGIQALERKAPDLPMSQGKIQGREFEYIRHGTQTLIASFDVAKGQVICSTVGNTRTEADYLSHIQKTIATSPDVAKWHLSMDCLNTHQSESLVRYVAEFEGLNLELGEKGKSGILQSMASRATFLSDPNHRIVFHFTPKHCSWLNQIEIWFGILMRKLLKRGNFLSQDDLRTQILEFIDYFNRTMAKPFRWTYRGKVLAA